From the genome of Muricauda sp. SCSIO 64092, one region includes:
- a CDS encoding DNA-3-methyladenine glycosylase I — translation MEKHRCGWCLGDPLYEAYHDEEWGVPVTDDDTLFEFLVLETFQAGLSWITVLKKRENFRRAFDNFDYHKIAQYGQKKIDTLLNDSGIIRNKLKIYATVTNAQAFMKVQGEFGSFSKYIWGFVDGKPIKNAFENYKDAPVKTSLSDTLSKDLKKRGFKFVGSTVVYAHMQATGMVNDHEVSCFRYSQV, via the coding sequence ATGGAAAAACACCGTTGCGGGTGGTGCTTGGGCGATCCCTTATATGAAGCTTATCATGATGAAGAATGGGGTGTTCCCGTGACCGATGACGATACCTTGTTTGAGTTCTTGGTCCTGGAAACATTTCAGGCCGGTTTAAGTTGGATTACCGTTCTAAAAAAACGTGAGAACTTTAGAAGGGCATTTGACAATTTTGACTATCACAAAATAGCGCAATACGGTCAAAAGAAAATCGATACCCTATTGAACGATTCCGGAATTATAAGGAACAAGCTTAAAATATATGCTACCGTAACCAATGCACAGGCCTTTATGAAAGTTCAAGGGGAATTTGGAAGTTTTTCAAAATACATATGGGGCTTTGTTGATGGAAAACCGATTAAAAATGCCTTTGAAAACTATAAGGATGCACCAGTCAAGACCTCGCTTTCGGATACCTTGAGCAAGGATTTAAAGAAGCGGGGATTCAAGTTTGTGGGCAGTACCGTTGTTTATGCCCATATGCAAGCCACGGGAATGGTCAACGATCATGAAGTGAGCTGCTTTCGCTATTCCCAGGTCTAA